In Desulfosediminicola ganghwensis, a single window of DNA contains:
- a CDS encoding DUF3592 domain-containing protein: MERAIIHLPEVLLSVGLIVLMLKIHLTQRSTSTFAEVVDFEQSENALVGFGDYAGRVQVVNNPKVVFSDHNGRQHSARLDTGEQNVHAEIGDQVSVLYDRTNPGKAMLKNYSLIFKTPVVMVSVGVLCVLVKYTA; this comes from the coding sequence ATGGAAAGAGCAATTATTCATTTACCAGAAGTTTTATTGAGCGTAGGCTTAATTGTATTAATGCTCAAAATTCATCTGACACAACGTTCTACATCAACCTTCGCAGAAGTTGTTGATTTTGAACAATCCGAGAATGCGCTCGTGGGCTTTGGTGATTACGCAGGACGCGTGCAGGTAGTGAACAATCCAAAAGTTGTCTTCTCTGACCACAATGGCAGGCAGCACAGCGCCAGGCTCGATACCGGAGAGCAGAATGTTCACGCCGAAATCGGGGACCAAGTATCTGTCCTATACGACCGAACAAATCCTGGTAAAGCGATGCTTAAGAACTATTCCCTCATCTTCAAAACACCAGTTGTAATGGTTTCCGTAGGAGTTCTTTGCGTACTGGTTAAATACACTGCTTAA
- a CDS encoding L-lactate permease, translating to MSTSILALLAAMPIFVAAILLVGLNWPARRAMPICFLVAAAIGLFVWDMGMNRVLASTIQGAIITVSVLWIIFGAIMLLNTLQNSGAITSIRAGFTDISPDRRIQAIIIAWLFGCFIEGASGFGTPAAIAAPLLVAIGFPALGAVMIGMMIQSTPVSFGAVGTPIVIGVKNGLDFTGISADLTAAGSSWDAFYMLITSEVAIIHAIIGTLMPLFMVVMLCRFFGKNKSWSEGLSITPFAIFAGLAFTIPYALTGIFLGPEFPSLIGALVGMAIVVPAAKAGFLMPKTTWDFPEQSEWPKGWFGTITPKAPSADEKKISLPMAWAPYLLVAAILVLTRVSPELKGFTKSLSFGMKNILGEAGVSAAIQPLYLPGGIMLFVCFLTMFLHRMKPAQLVSAAADAGKTLVSAGFVLMFTIPMVRILINSGVNGAELASMPVAMASFVADAFGSIYPMFASSVGALGAFIAGSNTVSNMMLSQFQFEVAEALTISGGLMVALQAVGAAAGNMIAIHNVVAASATVGLLGQEGKTLRMTIIPTLYYVFVAGAIGMVAIYMLGITDPLVG from the coding sequence ATGTCAACATCCATTTTGGCCCTTCTGGCTGCGATGCCTATTTTCGTTGCCGCCATACTCCTTGTAGGTCTTAACTGGCCGGCAAGACGCGCAATGCCTATTTGTTTTCTCGTTGCTGCAGCTATCGGACTCTTTGTCTGGGATATGGGAATGAACCGTGTCCTCGCCTCTACCATCCAGGGCGCAATCATTACGGTATCGGTTCTCTGGATTATTTTCGGCGCTATCATGCTGCTGAACACCCTCCAGAATTCCGGAGCAATCACCTCAATTCGCGCAGGCTTTACCGACATCAGCCCTGACCGTCGTATCCAGGCTATCATCATTGCATGGCTGTTCGGTTGTTTCATTGAGGGCGCGTCTGGTTTTGGTACTCCTGCTGCTATCGCTGCACCTCTGCTGGTTGCCATCGGCTTCCCTGCACTGGGCGCGGTCATGATCGGTATGATGATCCAGTCCACCCCGGTTTCTTTCGGTGCTGTTGGTACCCCGATTGTAATCGGTGTCAAAAATGGTCTCGACTTTACCGGAATCAGCGCAGATCTTACCGCTGCCGGTTCCAGCTGGGATGCATTTTACATGCTCATTACCTCTGAAGTAGCCATCATCCATGCCATCATCGGCACCCTGATGCCGCTGTTCATGGTAGTTATGCTTTGCCGCTTCTTCGGTAAAAACAAGAGCTGGTCTGAAGGACTTTCCATTACTCCATTTGCAATTTTTGCAGGTCTTGCTTTCACCATTCCATACGCACTTACCGGTATATTCCTTGGACCTGAATTCCCATCCCTGATCGGTGCTCTGGTTGGTATGGCTATCGTGGTACCTGCTGCCAAGGCCGGTTTCCTCATGCCTAAGACCACCTGGGATTTCCCAGAACAGAGCGAATGGCCAAAAGGCTGGTTCGGCACCATCACTCCGAAAGCACCTTCAGCTGATGAGAAAAAAATCTCCCTGCCAATGGCATGGGCCCCATACCTGCTCGTTGCTGCAATCCTGGTTCTCACCCGTGTATCCCCAGAACTGAAAGGCTTTACCAAAAGCCTTTCCTTCGGCATGAAGAATATTCTTGGTGAGGCTGGTGTAAGTGCTGCAATTCAGCCACTTTACCTACCAGGTGGAATCATGCTCTTCGTATGTTTCCTTACCATGTTCCTGCATAGAATGAAGCCTGCCCAGTTGGTAAGCGCTGCTGCTGACGCTGGTAAGACCTTGGTTTCTGCAGGTTTTGTTCTGATGTTCACCATCCCGATGGTACGTATCCTGATCAACTCTGGCGTAAACGGTGCAGAACTCGCATCCATGCCAGTTGCCATGGCTTCCTTCGTAGCTGATGCATTCGGTTCCATCTACCCGATGTTCGCTTCCAGTGTTGGTGCACTTGGTGCCTTTATCGCTGGCTCCAATACCGTTTCCAACATGATGCTCAGCCAGTTCCAGTTTGAAGTAGCTGAGGCACTGACCATCTCCGGCGGCCTGATGGTTGCACTTCAAGCTGTTGGTGCTGCTGCGGGTAACATGATCGCAATCCACAACGTAGTTGCCGCTTCTGCGACTGTTGGTCTTCTTGGCCAGGAAGGTAAAACCCTGCGTATGACCATCATCCCGACCCTCTACTACGTATTTGTAGCAGGCGCCATCGGCATGGTCGCCATCTATATGCTCGGTATCACCGACCCACTTGTGGGCTAA